In the genome of Treponema pedis, one region contains:
- a CDS encoding sel1 repeat family protein: MQKQIKMLSTDVIAQLEKEKVIINAYDLVFVDVTMIEGVHVSNVIISDSIVSNAEKRFIIAHLIRNILIDGAIIYDYDEDGNNFTMKPYIEVSPNFIYENRNSICDVIYYLVHKDYFNFYGKPGGWFDKFFSSPLLEVISDDLKHLKLTLKKENAFSAAPFVEIDIKQVLASLNSKDKEMYLRYFNLNKVNTSLSKLEALNGSGAYAYNISAYYAFLQIDTINECLWGEIAAENNNDVAQNDYARILEATTTETGKIRSLYWLFKALKNGNYDAWKKIENQHLNLESSYPVLQEDIYKKQDTDISEYEIELLIDYALRGGKKEAYFLYEYYKNYKKNEKEALSWLRIGAQNDNTRCQYEYGQHFLKSNKEEDRIRGRFWIKKAAKTGSAEAKKLLKEIGENEN; encoded by the coding sequence ATGCAAAAGCAAATTAAAATGTTATCTACTGATGTTATAGCACAATTGGAAAAAGAAAAAGTAATAATAAATGCTTATGATCTTGTTTTTGTTGATGTGACAATGATTGAAGGTGTACATGTTTCCAATGTTATTATTTCTGATTCAATTGTTAGTAATGCGGAAAAAAGATTTATTATTGCACACTTAATAAGAAATATTCTGATAGACGGCGCTATAATTTATGATTACGATGAAGATGGGAATAACTTTACTATGAAACCCTATATTGAAGTAAGTCCTAATTTTATATATGAAAATAGAAATTCTATTTGTGATGTTATTTATTATCTTGTTCATAAAGATTATTTTAATTTTTATGGAAAGCCAGGGGGATGGTTTGATAAATTTTTTTCATCGCCTTTATTGGAAGTGATTTCAGATGATTTAAAGCATCTAAAATTAACTCTAAAAAAAGAGAATGCTTTTAGTGCTGCTCCTTTTGTTGAAATAGACATTAAACAAGTTCTAGCAAGCCTAAATAGTAAAGATAAAGAAATGTATCTAAGATATTTTAATTTAAATAAAGTGAATACATCACTATCTAAATTGGAAGCTTTAAATGGTAGCGGTGCATATGCTTATAATATTTCAGCATATTATGCATTTTTGCAAATTGATACTATTAATGAATGCCTCTGGGGTGAAATAGCTGCTGAAAACAATAATGATGTTGCGCAGAATGATTATGCCCGTATACTCGAAGCTACAACAACGGAGACAGGAAAGATTCGTAGTTTATACTGGCTTTTTAAAGCTTTAAAGAATGGAAATTATGATGCATGGAAAAAAATAGAAAACCAACATCTCAATCTTGAAAGTTCTTATCCCGTATTACAGGAGGATATTTATAAAAAACAAGATACTGATATTTCTGAATATGAAATAGAACTCTTAATCGACTATGCATTGAGGGGAGGAAAAAAAGAGGCTTACTTTTTGTATGAATATTATAAAAATTATAAAAAAAATGAAAAAGAAGCTCTATCTTGGTTAAGGATTGGAGCACAAAATGATAATACTCGATGTCAATATGAATACGGACAACATTTTCTTAAGAGCAATAAAGAAGAAGATAGAATACGGGGGCGTTTTTGGATAAAGAAAGCTGCAAAGACAGGAAGTGCAGAAGCCAAAAAACTACTAAAAGAAATAGGAGAAAATGAAAACTAG
- a CDS encoding ATP-binding cassette domain-containing protein has product MEYITVKNVFVRFSAQTEPILKDLNFTIQKGEIFCITGETGSGKSLTEHTISGLLPVDAHISGTVTWKGENFYALKEAEKRSIRKNEMGFVLQNSASALNPLLTCKQQLLLAWKTKQVSDKNLCALLKEVRLEPPQKILKLYPFQLSGGMKQRFLIAMGIIGSPGIIFLDEPTKGLDDALRKDTIALIQNIHKTKKLTIVLVTHDLELAEEISDTLIVMHGGFIYEMGKTKELFNNPLHPYFKNLLASLPSHGMKAFDGFSLLNQNLREIETAEVNRSKMIKIDDNHFVRVCEC; this is encoded by the coding sequence ATGGAATATATAACAGTTAAAAATGTCTTTGTAAGATTTTCCGCACAAACCGAACCCATATTAAAGGATTTAAACTTTACTATCCAAAAAGGAGAAATTTTTTGTATCACCGGTGAAACGGGTTCAGGCAAATCTCTTACCGAGCATACTATAAGCGGTTTATTACCGGTTGATGCTCATATTTCAGGCACGGTAACATGGAAGGGGGAAAATTTTTATGCACTTAAAGAGGCGGAAAAGCGGTCTATCCGTAAAAATGAAATGGGTTTTGTTTTACAAAATTCAGCCTCCGCTCTGAATCCTCTTCTTACCTGCAAGCAGCAGCTTCTTCTCGCATGGAAAACTAAGCAGGTAAGCGATAAAAACCTGTGTGCTCTTTTAAAAGAAGTAAGATTGGAACCTCCTCAAAAAATTCTTAAACTCTATCCCTTTCAATTATCGGGCGGAATGAAACAAAGATTTTTAATTGCCATGGGAATTATAGGTTCTCCTGGAATCATTTTTCTTGACGAGCCTACTAAGGGCCTTGACGATGCATTACGCAAGGACACGATTGCGCTTATCCAAAATATCCATAAAACAAAAAAATTGACGATTGTATTGGTAACTCACGATTTGGAATTGGCGGAGGAAATTTCAGATACGCTTATTGTAATGCATGGAGGTTTTATTTATGAAATGGGGAAGACAAAAGAACTTTTTAATAATCCCCTTCATCCTTATTTTAAAAATCTGTTGGCCTCCCTTCCTTCTCACGGAATGAAGGCCTTTGACGGTTTTTCTCTATTGAATCAAAACCTGAGGGAAATAGAAACTGCCGAAGTCAACCGGTCAAAAATGATAAAAATAGATGATAATCACTTTGTGAGGGTTTGTGAATGTTAA
- a CDS encoding ABC transporter permease: MIILKHKVSGVFISEAQAEQYAAEQNLSLPFKDAYLNWLKGIIRGDFGKSLITGDSVVNEITTSFSKTLLLSFIALFTELCLSFPCGMYTAWKNKPVLNKLTEVWGICSMSIPFFWLALLVVWVCTAKLKLHFVVGYHGMNSLLIPGVLLGIMGSGYFIQIVKSKTALILQEGYIELAKAQGLSSQKILFGHVLKNISAPCVAVLAINVIALLGGSVLIERIFSIPGFGLLMLNASNNKDYILLSGGMLFSATIVLVINLLADIYYLKMDKRACHELYAQ, from the coding sequence ATGATTATATTAAAACACAAGGTATCCGGTGTATTTATAAGCGAAGCGCAAGCGGAACAGTATGCCGCCGAACAGAATTTAAGCCTTCCTTTTAAGGACGCCTATTTAAATTGGTTAAAAGGAATTATCCGAGGAGATTTCGGAAAAAGTCTTATCACAGGGGACAGTGTTGTAAACGAAATTACAACAAGTTTTTCAAAAACCCTTTTACTCAGCTTTATCGCATTGTTTACGGAGCTTTGTCTCAGTTTTCCGTGCGGTATGTATACTGCATGGAAAAACAAGCCCGTCCTCAATAAGCTCACTGAAGTTTGGGGAATATGTTCGATGAGTATTCCTTTCTTTTGGCTTGCATTACTTGTTGTATGGGTATGTACTGCAAAACTGAAGCTGCATTTTGTAGTAGGTTACCATGGAATGAACAGCTTACTAATCCCCGGTGTTTTACTAGGCATAATGGGGTCGGGATATTTTATACAGATAGTAAAGAGTAAGACCGCATTGATATTGCAGGAAGGCTATATAGAATTGGCCAAAGCTCAAGGCTTATCCTCACAAAAAATTCTATTCGGACATGTGTTAAAAAATATTTCCGCACCCTGTGTTGCCGTTTTGGCAATCAATGTAATCGCACTTTTAGGAGGCTCCGTATTGATAGAAAGAATATTTTCGATACCCGGCTTCGGCCTCTTAATGCTTAATGCCTCGAACAATAAAGACTATATTCTGCTGTCGGGAGGAATGTTATTTTCAGCCACAATAGTACTTGTGATAAATCTTCTTGCGGATATTTATTATTTAAAGATGGATAAGAGAGCATGCCATGAACTATATGCACAATAA
- a CDS encoding ABC transporter permease — MQGFISVFFLASAIFVISFILALYIGTAAAYYGGIADEIFFHISNFLLCFPIMTALVILAAVFGAKTETMVIMMIVLSSFSLTRLIRAEIIVFKNNDFILNLKILGSSNSRIIFCHLIPQSFKLMLPQTGMILGNIILSISAYSFLGFGVKPPHADIGLIMQESIRYMNIAPWTVLCPGLLQFSIIFWFTQLSESIKYAGEKRRAKHLVL; from the coding sequence GTGCAAGGTTTTATCTCCGTTTTCTTTTTAGCGTCGGCTATTTTTGTCATTTCATTTATACTTGCTCTTTATATCGGCACCGCCGCGGCATATTACGGAGGTATTGCAGATGAAATATTTTTTCATATCAGTAATTTTTTGTTATGCTTTCCCATAATGACAGCTCTTGTTATTTTAGCCGCCGTCTTCGGTGCAAAGACCGAAACAATGGTAATAATGATGATTGTTTTAAGTTCTTTTTCATTGACCCGATTGATACGGGCGGAAATTATTGTATTTAAAAATAACGATTTTATTTTAAATTTAAAAATACTCGGTTCAAGCAATAGTCGTATTATATTTTGTCATTTAATACCGCAAAGTTTTAAGCTGATGTTGCCGCAAACCGGTATGATTTTAGGAAATATTATCTTATCCATATCGGCATATTCGTTTTTAGGTTTCGGAGTAAAGCCTCCCCATGCAGATATAGGGCTTATAATGCAGGAATCCATACGCTATATGAATATTGCACCATGGACGGTGTTATGTCCCGGGTTACTGCAATTCAGTATCATTTTTTGGTTTACACAATTGTCCGAGTCTATAAAATATGCCGGAGAAAAAAGGAGGGCAAAACATCTTGTTTTGTAA
- a CDS encoding ABC transporter ATP-binding protein, with amino-acid sequence MLKVENISYRYNKKLKPVIEDMSFELRENEILGITGKSGSGKSTVALCILGFLKPESGTILFNNTSIQILKQNKKLHTCIQLVMQNPETSFDPNKTLSYSLNEIRNFMPITHEKKLFEKKILENMNELQLATNLLKRYPEEVSGGQLQRFSILRTLLLEPSIIIFDESTSMLDTSVQAKIIRLLLKIKEKNHQAYIFISHDLKMLSLITDKLIYL; translated from the coding sequence ATGTTAAAGGTTGAAAATATATCTTACCGTTATAATAAAAAATTAAAACCGGTAATCGAAGATATGAGTTTTGAATTACGCGAAAACGAAATTCTCGGTATCACAGGAAAAAGCGGTTCGGGTAAGAGCACGGTAGCACTGTGTATTTTAGGTTTCTTAAAACCGGAAAGCGGGACTATTTTGTTTAATAATACGTCCATTCAAATTTTAAAACAAAATAAAAAACTGCATACCTGTATTCAATTGGTAATGCAAAATCCTGAAACTTCTTTTGACCCCAACAAAACGCTATCGTACAGTTTAAATGAAATAAGAAATTTTATGCCGATAACACATGAAAAAAAATTATTTGAAAAAAAAATTCTTGAAAATATGAATGAGCTTCAATTGGCTACCAATCTCCTTAAACGTTATCCTGAAGAAGTTTCAGGCGGACAGCTGCAACGTTTTTCAATATTAAGGACCCTTTTGTTGGAACCTTCGATAATTATCTTCGATGAGTCTACCTCAATGCTTGATACAAGCGTACAGGCAAAAATAATTCGGCTTTTATTGAAAATAAAAGAAAAAAATCATCAGGCCTATATTTTTATAAGTCACGACTTGAAAATGCTTTCATTAATTACGGATAAACTTATTTATTTATAA
- a CDS encoding RHS repeat domain-containing protein: MKTKLYLYSHSNYLTPRTAIESKILFAVCISKKQALIGGKSLACEDKCSKKIGAVLVQQADRRSFEARAVLNFVFFIILKNKIEQSAAQRCLRTFELRVFDKTSRIKPLNLLNALTDRTFENRHVGCKEREKINRRRTLCTLRINFFEATPQTACIFSKEMTHTDNHGDNDEQKEKRYYYHSDHLGSAQFVTDWKGRQYEHIEYTPYGELWVEETAPGIDKLPFRFTGKELDEETGLYYYGARYLDPKYSRWLSGDPALNDYIPKAPIDDEAKKHNENLPGMGGIYNTVNLHVYHYAGNNPVKYIDQDGRTIKVTITNKRVDSLSKKFIAAHNLIGSGVMYIIGTNGNLAKTSTYLVTVTDDKTNTTSYYEVTRNAPAAGDLNNLAFNPKEAVGKYYGMLRDTGNGVGEVLELWNGKSGTDRNIRADITGDGEPDFIQIHVGGEYINTKDKKPRIGGSLGCFGLNGRDSGNAGRDKFMKDIRQRLNNSGGRIEIYIQKLDN, from the coding sequence ATGAAAACAAAGCTTTATTTGTATTCACACTCTAACTATCTCACTCCACGGACAGCGATTGAATCGAAAATCCTTTTTGCGGTGTGTATAAGCAAAAAGCAAGCTCTAATCGGAGGGAAGAGCCTTGCCTGTGAAGACAAATGCAGCAAAAAGATTGGAGCGGTATTGGTGCAGCAAGCCGATAGGCGCAGCTTCGAAGCAAGAGCGGTGCTCAATTTTGTTTTCTTCATAATACTAAAAAACAAAATTGAGCAGTCCGCCGCTCAAAGATGCTTACGCACCTTTGAACTTCGAGTATTCGATAAAACATCGAGGATTAAACCTTTAAATTTACTGAATGCCCTCACTGACAGGACTTTTGAAAATAGACATGTTGGATGCAAGGAGCGAGAAAAAATTAACCGCAGGCGTACTTTATGTACGTTGAGGATTAATTTTTTTGAAGCGACGCCGCAGACGGCGTGTATATTTTCAAAAGAGATGACACATACGGATAACCATGGAGATAATGATGAGCAAAAGGAAAAGAGATACTACTATCACAGTGACCACCTTGGAAGTGCACAATTCGTAACTGACTGGAAAGGCAGACAGTACGAACACATTGAATACACACCTTACGGTGAGTTATGGGTAGAAGAGACTGCACCGGGGATTGATAAGTTACCGTTCAGGTTTACAGGTAAGGAACTGGATGAGGAGACGGGGCTGTATTATTATGGTGCAAGGTACCTTGATCCGAAGTATAGTAGGTGGTTAAGCGGTGATCCGGCGTTAAATGATTATATACCCAAAGCTCCGATAGACGATGAAGCGAAGAAACACAATGAAAACCTACCCGGAATGGGAGGCATATACAACACTGTAAACTTACATGTGTACCATTATGCAGGCAATAACCCGGTGAAGTATATTGACCAGGATGGGAGAACGATTAAAGTAACTATAACTAACAAGAGGGTAGATAGTCTTTCTAAAAAATTTATAGCTGCTCATAATTTAATTGGTTCTGGTGTTATGTATATTATTGGCACAAATGGTAATCTTGCAAAAACTTCTACGTATTTAGTTACCGTTACAGATGATAAGACTAATACTACTTCCTACTATGAAGTCACGCGAAATGCGCCAGCAGCTGGTGATTTGAACAATTTAGCTTTTAATCCTAAAGAAGCTGTTGGGAAATACTATGGTATGTTACGTGATACCGGAAATGGTGTAGGAGAAGTGCTGGAGCTTTGGAATGGTAAATCCGGAACAGATAGAAACATACGCGCAGATATTACTGGAGACGGAGAACCTGATTTTATACAGATTCATGTTGGTGGTGAATATATAAACACCAAGGACAAGAAACCACGTATCGGTGGGTCGCTAGGCTGCTTTGGATTGAATGGTAGAGATAGTGGTAATGCCGGACGCGATAAATTTATGAAAGATATCCGCCAACGGCTGAATAATAGCGGAGGTAGAATTGAAATATATATTCAGAAATTGGACAACTAA
- a CDS encoding methyl-accepting chemotaxis protein: MTIQIEEKNLLEAADELKQSSEDLTRLCRMFAVTGEKKYNLEYIDIINWRNGKIKRPGNAVCSLYAGKTINQYDVFRELGCTEEELSFLNAAIKFSDMLAAFETQAIETVKQKKYVKGPASINENESYHDFAIRILHDEGYQSETEKIMRFINAFCNKLAERMKTIIEKENKEADTYLLLTSIFISATAISIICFVFFLTNSVIRPILKTAQIFSQLGDGDLRHQMEVKSSNEIGQMGRNFNAMLEKIKNLIFSIQKNSDVLSNLGEQLAANMTETASAMHQINSNINGVKQQALAQSASVGETSDSIEKMMYTTKQLNSSIETQAASIVQSSSSIEEMTANITSIGKMLDENKSVMQSLHKHSILGKEGAAAANADVTKISEKSNALQEASQVIQNIASQTNLLAMNAAIEAAHAGETGKGFAVVADEIRKLAEESNMQGKQISEMLKESTEIIENLTESGGAAENVFVEVFELAAKALKHIEQITAAMHEQENGNNEMLIAIRNINTVTLEVKEGSGEMLKSGKNAAQAAQILSDLTRAITDSMNEMATGAIQINNAVQEINEITQKNKQNIENLAFEVKKFKV, translated from the coding sequence TTGACTATACAGATTGAAGAAAAGAATTTGCTTGAAGCGGCAGATGAACTTAAACAGTCATCGGAAGACTTAACAAGATTATGCCGCATGTTCGCAGTAACCGGAGAAAAAAAATATAACTTGGAATATATAGATATAATAAATTGGCGAAACGGAAAAATTAAACGACCGGGTAATGCCGTATGTTCTTTATATGCCGGAAAGACGATAAATCAATATGATGTATTTAGAGAACTAGGCTGTACGGAAGAAGAACTGTCGTTTCTTAATGCCGCTATAAAATTTTCAGATATGCTTGCAGCTTTTGAAACACAAGCAATCGAAACGGTAAAACAAAAAAAATATGTAAAAGGTCCTGCAAGTATAAACGAAAACGAGTCTTATCACGACTTTGCAATAAGAATTTTGCATGATGAAGGATATCAATCGGAAACGGAAAAAATTATGAGATTTATAAACGCTTTTTGTAATAAACTTGCTGAAAGAATGAAGACGATAATTGAAAAAGAAAATAAAGAAGCCGATACATATCTTTTACTTACATCTATTTTTATAAGTGCAACGGCAATTTCCATAATATGTTTTGTATTCTTTTTAACAAATTCCGTAATACGTCCCATTTTAAAAACGGCTCAAATTTTTTCACAACTGGGTGACGGAGATTTAAGGCATCAGATGGAAGTAAAATCTTCAAATGAAATAGGACAAATGGGACGCAATTTTAACGCTATGCTTGAAAAAATAAAGAATTTAATTTTCTCCATTCAAAAAAACAGCGATGTACTCTCGAACCTCGGAGAGCAACTTGCCGCCAATATGACGGAAACGGCAAGCGCAATGCATCAAATAAATTCAAACATAAACGGCGTAAAACAGCAAGCTCTGGCGCAGTCGGCAAGTGTAGGTGAAACTTCGGATTCAATAGAAAAAATGATGTACACAACAAAACAATTGAATTCATCTATCGAAACACAAGCTGCAAGTATTGTACAATCATCGTCTTCTATAGAAGAAATGACGGCAAATATTACATCGATAGGAAAAATGTTAGATGAAAACAAATCGGTAATGCAGTCTTTGCATAAGCACTCCATTTTAGGGAAGGAAGGTGCTGCGGCCGCAAATGCAGATGTTACAAAAATTTCCGAAAAATCCAATGCTTTGCAGGAAGCAAGCCAAGTAATTCAAAATATTGCAAGTCAGACAAATCTTTTGGCAATGAACGCCGCTATTGAAGCCGCTCATGCAGGTGAAACGGGAAAAGGTTTTGCGGTAGTAGCAGATGAAATCAGGAAACTTGCGGAAGAATCGAATATGCAAGGAAAGCAAATTTCGGAAATGCTTAAAGAGTCTACCGAAATAATTGAAAATCTTACCGAATCGGGAGGAGCGGCCGAAAATGTTTTTGTAGAAGTTTTTGAGTTGGCCGCAAAAGCGTTAAAACATATTGAACAAATTACCGCGGCAATGCATGAGCAGGAAAACGGCAACAATGAAATGCTTATTGCAATACGAAATATAAATACGGTAACTCTTGAAGTAAAAGAAGGCTCGGGAGAAATGCTAAAAAGCGGTAAAAATGCGGCACAGGCGGCTCAGATATTAAGCGATTTAACACGGGCAATTACAGACAGTATGAATGAAATGGCTACAGGCGCAATTCAAATTAACAATGCCGTACAAGAAATAAACGAAATTACACAAAAAAATAAGCAAAACATAGAAAATCTAGCATTTGAAGTAAAAAAATTTAAGGTGTAA
- a CDS encoding ABC transporter substrate-binding protein: protein MKKLIVYCIVFGFFLWPVFAMGSGESDVSSLGMREQRLVLGAASDFKGNQEAGTLIFDTLVTLDEERKVQPAALENWTVNKESTEFVLHLRKGLTYSDGTAATAEDLKKSIEVIGKTQFRSYISKLKKIDIIDTTSVKVVMKEPFLFLLDELEKNQLIPARFLQEDGTITEYIGSGPYLLKRI, encoded by the coding sequence ATGAAAAAACTAATCGTATATTGTATTGTGTTCGGCTTTTTTTTATGGCCTGTTTTTGCTATGGGAAGCGGAGAAAGCGATGTAAGCTCCCTCGGAATGAGGGAACAGCGTCTTGTTTTAGGGGCGGCTTCCGATTTTAAAGGAAACCAAGAAGCAGGAACCCTTATCTTCGACACTCTTGTTACTTTAGATGAGGAAAGAAAGGTACAGCCGGCGGCGCTTGAAAATTGGACGGTAAATAAAGAGAGTACCGAATTTGTACTTCATCTGCGTAAAGGGCTTACCTACTCCGACGGTACGGCGGCAACCGCAGAGGACTTAAAAAAATCAATTGAGGTTATAGGCAAGACGCAGTTTAGAAGTTATATATCCAAGCTGAAAAAAATCGATATTATAGATACAACTTCCGTAAAGGTTGTAATGAAAGAACCGTTTCTTTTTCTTTTAGATGAACTTGAAAAAAATCAACTTATTCCTGCAAGATTCTTACAGGAAGACGGTACCATTACGGAGTACATCGGTTCCGGTCCTTACCTCTTAAAAAGAATATGA
- a CDS encoding helix-turn-helix domain-containing protein, producing MTTEIKKYQTENYSEYIIEVFPGVMIEHYFCEGGKIWKYSSAADTVNEDLSIHHCRYGRFEGRLGNGKYYSRGMGKITLSSSLCNLAEAEISAELYEGISVVFSYKKFDAWLKALFASWDMDFKFIIYRLNLYEQWYYADSNNKMEKIFLELYDLFDRNNRPLMQLKILELIYYAASEVSVIKKCETLIAETTLKTVKKITAAMLKTSAPITELVLQANMNYNSFQKIFKSVYGISPSLYRQEYKMNKAASLLKNTDRTVLDIALEQGYENPGKFAAAFKKTMGLSPGEFRRMEAPVK from the coding sequence ATGACAACTGAAATTAAAAAATATCAAACGGAAAATTATTCCGAATACATTATAGAAGTTTTTCCCGGAGTTATGATAGAACATTATTTTTGCGAAGGCGGAAAGATATGGAAGTATTCTTCCGCTGCCGATACGGTAAATGAAGACCTGTCGATACATCATTGCAGGTACGGAAGGTTTGAGGGTCGGCTTGGAAACGGTAAATATTATTCCCGCGGTATGGGAAAGATAACACTATCCTCGTCTTTATGCAATCTTGCGGAGGCAGAAATTTCTGCCGAACTGTATGAGGGTATATCCGTTGTTTTTTCTTATAAAAAATTTGACGCCTGGCTTAAAGCCTTGTTTGCCTCATGGGATATGGATTTTAAGTTTATTATTTATCGGCTAAATCTTTACGAACAATGGTACTATGCAGATTCCAATAATAAAATGGAAAAAATTTTTTTGGAATTGTATGATTTATTTGACCGAAATAATCGACCTCTCATGCAATTAAAAATTTTAGAACTTATCTATTATGCGGCATCGGAAGTAAGTGTAATTAAAAAATGCGAAACGCTTATAGCTGAAACCACCCTTAAAACCGTAAAAAAAATAACTGCCGCTATGCTGAAAACTTCCGCTCCCATTACCGAGCTCGTTTTACAGGCAAATATGAATTACAACTCTTTTCAAAAAATATTTAAATCGGTTTACGGTATCTCTCCCAGCCTTTACAGACAAGAATACAAAATGAATAAGGCGGCATCTCTTTTAAAAAATACAGACAGAACCGTCTTGGACATAGCCCTCGAACAAGGTTATGAAAATCCCGGAAAATTTGCCGCAGCCTTTAAAAAAACAATGGGGCTTTCTCCGGGAGAATTCCGTAGAATGGAAGCTCCTGTAAAGTAA
- a CDS encoding ABC transporter substrate-binding protein, producing MVKNPNYWDKKPYRIETLIWQVIPDGDARKLALQAGQVDVIGITEHYAGTIPLAVSYELSKSKEFTKLLQDPKSYTIVFGIGLNYKKDFLKDKALRHALQYVINKEAFTKELFFGQADSCGYLFNPAFDDGPKNKKPFVYDLEKAKSILTKAGYTWNNGALTKDGKKITLTYVSTTKPQQKDIAIFVQNTLKEIGIEVNIEAVNPPIAVEKLKKGEWDMSFSLSLFEPLITSLDFGGLNADYNEFGIGFGINSDAVKAGEKILKAADLQTFKTAAAEYWDIQWEENLFIPVYTQTRRAFYKKELSGFKFSKSAYKIDLSDVKWDK from the coding sequence CTGGTTAAAAATCCTAACTATTGGGATAAAAAGCCGTACAGGATAGAAACTCTTATTTGGCAAGTTATACCGGACGGTGATGCCCGTAAATTGGCTTTGCAAGCGGGACAGGTAGATGTTATCGGTATTACGGAACATTATGCAGGCACTATTCCTCTGGCGGTAAGCTATGAGCTCAGTAAGTCAAAAGAATTTACAAAATTATTGCAAGACCCTAAATCGTATACTATAGTGTTCGGAATAGGTTTAAATTATAAAAAAGACTTTTTAAAAGATAAAGCATTACGTCATGCCTTGCAGTATGTTATCAATAAAGAAGCCTTTACAAAGGAACTCTTTTTCGGACAAGCGGATTCTTGCGGTTATCTTTTTAATCCTGCCTTTGATGACGGCCCTAAAAACAAAAAGCCCTTTGTATATGACCTTGAAAAGGCAAAAAGTATATTGACAAAGGCGGGATATACTTGGAACAACGGAGCTTTAACAAAGGACGGTAAAAAAATTACTCTAACCTATGTTTCGACAACGAAGCCGCAACAAAAAGATATTGCCATTTTTGTGCAAAATACTTTAAAAGAAATAGGCATTGAAGTAAATATCGAAGCGGTAAATCCTCCCATTGCCGTTGAAAAACTGAAAAAAGGAGAATGGGATATGAGCTTTTCTCTCTCGTTATTTGAGCCTTTAATAACTTCGTTGGACTTCGGAGGTCTTAATGCCGACTACAACGAATTCGGTATAGGATTCGGTATTAACTCCGATGCTGTTAAGGCCGGCGAAAAGATATTGAAAGCGGCGGATTTACAAACCTTTAAAACGGCAGCTGCCGAATACTGGGACATTCAATGGGAAGAGAATCTCTTTATTCCGGTTTATACGCAAACACGCAGGGCATTTTATAAAAAAGAGTTAAGCGGTTTTAAATTTTCAAAAAGTGCGTATAAAATAGATTTATCAGACGTCAAATGGGATAAATAG
- a CDS encoding PadR family transcriptional regulator: MLFSINTGLLEACVLALLKVGDSYGYKLTQDVKSLVPISESSLYPVLRRLQTSGYLETYDIQVDGRNRKYYKITQAGVRQYELFTEEWKSYKSLIDKIFKGTAL; the protein is encoded by the coding sequence ATGCTTTTTTCTATAAATACGGGGCTTCTTGAAGCCTGCGTTTTAGCCCTGCTGAAAGTAGGGGATTCTTACGGATATAAACTTACACAGGACGTAAAAAGTTTGGTGCCCATTTCCGAATCTTCACTTTATCCCGTACTTAGGCGGCTTCAAACAAGCGGATATTTGGAAACTTACGATATTCAAGTGGACGGCAGAAACCGTAAGTATTATAAAATAACCCAAGCCGGTGTACGGCAATACGAACTTTTTACGGAAGAATGGAAATCCTATAAAAGTTTAATTGATAAAATTTTTAAGGGTACGGCCCTTTGA